From the genome of Ananas comosus cultivar F153 linkage group 18, ASM154086v1, whole genome shotgun sequence, one region includes:
- the LOC109724219 gene encoding uncharacterized protein LOC109724219 — protein MTPFSVPIGESVPILNGSNYSEWKEQIMFILGYMDLDLALRAEQPPKVVGPMTPQQESAQEKWERSNRLSLMLIKSRVSKSIRGSIPKCDKAKDYLKAIEEQFVSSDKALASTLMNKPSSMKYSGNGSIREHIMEMRDIAAQLTALEVTISDSFLVHFILNSLPSEYGPFQISYNTHKDKWSINELLTMCVQEEGRLIQDKQNAVNFISQKRQIKRAKNGKGKNDSKRKNKEVPSGSQGQSSN, from the coding sequence atGACTCCATTTTCTGTTCCTATTGGTGAATCTGTTCCTATACTTAATGGTTCTAATTATTCGGAGTGGAAAGAACAGATCATGTTCATTTTGGGTTATATGGATTTAGATTTGGCTCTGCGTGCTGAACAACCGCCTAAGGTAGTGGGGCCAATGACTCCACAGCAGGAATCCGCGCAGGAAAAGTGGGAGCGATCCAACCGCTTAAGTTTGATGCTCATAAAGTCAAGGGTATCAAAAAGCATAAGGGGATCAATCCCAAAATGTGATAAAGCCAAGGATTATCTAAAGGCCATTGAGGAGCAATTTGTAAGCTCCGATAAAGCCTTGGCGAGCACCTTAATGAATAAACCGTCTTCCATGAAGTACTCCGGAAATGGCTCGATTCGCGAGCATATTATGGAAATGCGAGATATTGCAGCGCAACTCACCGCACTTGAAGTAACCATCTCTGATTCATTCTTAGTGCACTTTATTTTGAACTCTTTGCCATCTGAATACGGACCATTTCAGATCTCTTATAACACACATAAAGATAAATGGTCAATTAATGAATTGCTGACCATGTGTGTGCAAGAGGAAGGCAGATTAATACAAGATAAACAAAATGCAGTCAACTTTATTTCTCAGAAGAGACAAATAAAGCGTGCTAAGAATGGCAAGGGCAAGAATGactcaaaaagaaagaataaggaAGTTCCATCTGGTTCACAAGGCCAATCAAGTAATTAG
- the LOC109724171 gene encoding uncharacterized protein LOC109724171 produces the protein MAETSNDQELAERGDAVAELAAPDEFVEVVLDVKDDRVDIAEVKRPVASTWGDQYRRGRVTEELRRLASASRPARRLDRAGSILDVIEHPNDWGATYSDRESDRNGRRRKKKRSGGGGGFDDSDDDDAAASAAAPERELTRFALRIAILEKAASGVGTLAFVWATVVLLGGFAVLLQPKDFYFVTAIVLIEGTRVFTRNHELDSGFFFRATKAVFEPCSVSGNVGWILTSLQLLSATACAALSAMRLVEQHYGDVDQDATKRNRAPALDIFYGLALAQALLFLIEKAYWHWKISYGQLLEQTRRACGFGASGIVSLRRFFHNAYWKCISGSVFDALDMDLTSFALALVNSESRGEQLIGARVLHSYVKHELYADDTVDRIVTSVQTVRRLVAMLGWKSPADVEIRLHAATVVARLAGDKRRVLRVIGIPGAMQSIASLLHAGKREDDHDETYYAFNLLGLHILKHLSHDVDNCRQIRNTRGLLPKIIEFTRTSPSLLQDERVPVVRITLVKRSLKVVMRLVSTAGKTGRLLRKEISDNIFAVINLRDILRYGKNHPALSMLGIEILTGLAMEKAARRKIGSTGQVIELLLSNFLSPEGGGVQAKIVVEAGDALAMLTTESKSNCAEILKGSEEVVTQIVSLLDEDAFRVSASKLLRNLCMYAGSEFCNRLRGVRAALPPVLEAIMTKEGKLLEVSIDLSVEICKLIGPEDYAKEVDQLGIKAIELANRLAQILRKHDRSTVKLPRIRRFVIEQAIWLMKSDSKYSDLFTLRGMAREMEYVARTTSELESFMLFSGSVGVNKYRKSMASLVQTAIGLMGVPQEVERLTIPLPH, from the exons ATGGCGGAAACTTCGAACGATCAGGAACTTGCGGAGCGCGGCGACGCTGTAGCGGAATTAGCTGCCCCCGACGAGTTTGTGGAAGTCGTCTTAGATGTCAAGGACGACAGAGTAGACATCGCTGAGGTGAAGCGGCCTGTTGCGAGTACTTGGGGAGATCAATACCGACGAGGGCGCGTAACAGAGGAATTGCGGCGGTTGGCGTCTGCTAGTCGGCCTGCTCGACGTCTGGACAGAGCCGGAAGCATTCTCGACGTCATCGAGCACCCGAACGACTGGGGCGCCACCTACTCCGACCGGGAGTCGGACCGCAACGGGCgcagaaggaagaagaagaggagcggtggcggcggcggcttcgACGACAGCGACGACGATGATGCGGCTGCATcagcggcggcgccggagaggGAGCTGACGCGCTTCGCCCTCCGCATCGCCATCCTGGAGAAGGCCGCCAGCGGCGTCGGCACGCTGGCGTTCGTCTGGGCCACCGTCGTGCTGCTCGGCGGCTTCGCGGTGCTGCTGCAGCCCAAGGACTTCTACTTCGTGACCGCCATCGTGCTCATCGAGGGCACCCGCGTCTTCACCCGCAACCACGAGCTCGACTCCGGGTTCTTCTTCCGGGCCACCAAGGCCGTCTTCGAGCCCTGCTCCGTCTCCGGGAACGTCGGGTGGATCCTCACGTCGCTGCAGCTCTTGTCGGCCACCGCGTGCGCCGCGCTCTCCGCGATGCGCCTCGTGGAGCAGCACTACGGCGACGTGGATCAAGACGCCACCAAAAGGAACCGGGCGCCGGCGCTTGACATCTTCTACGGGCTGGCGCTGGCGCAGGCTCTGCTGTTCCTCATAGAGAAGGCCTACTGGCATTGGAAAATTTCATACGGCCAGCTGCTCGAGCAGACTCGCCGCGCCTGCGGCTTCGGTGCCTCGGGGATCGTCTCCCTCCGCCGCTTCTTCCACAACGCCTACTGGAAATGCATTTCCGGGAGCGTGTTCGACGCCCTCGACATGGACCTGACCTCCTTCGCGCTGGCGCTCGTCAATTCGGAGTCCCGCGGCGAGCAGCTCATCGGCGCCAGGGTCCTCCACAGTTACGTCAAGCACGAGCTCTACGCCGACGACACAGTCGACCGGATTGTAACCTCGGTGCAGACCGTTCGGAGGTTAGTCGCGATGCTCGGCTGGAAAAGTCCGGCGGACGTGGAGATCAGACTGCACGCTGCGACGGTCGTGGCGAGGCTGGCTGGTGACAAGCGCAGGGTGCTCCGAGTCATCGGGATTCCTGGAGCAATGCAGTCGATAGCTTCGCTGCTCCACGCGGGTAAGCGCGAGGACGATCACGACGAAACATACTACGCGTTCAACCTGCTCGGCCTGCACATTCTCAAGCACCTCTCCCACGACGTCGACAACTGCAGACAAATCCGGAACACGAGAGGCCTCCTCCCGAAGATAATAGAGTTCACCAGAACTAGCCCAAGCCTGCTGCAAGACGAGCGGGTTCCGGTGGTACGGATCACATTAGTAAAGAGATCGCTGAAGGTGGTGATGAGACTAGTAAGCACGGCCGGCAAGACAGGGAGATTGCTCCGGAAGGAGATATCGGATAACATCTTTGCGGTGATCAACCTTCGGGACATCCTCAGGTACGGGAAGAACCATCCCGCACTGTCGATGTTGGGGATCGAGATCCTTACCGGCCTCGCGATGGAAAAGGCTGCGAGGAGGAAGATCGGGAGCACCGGCCAAGTGATCGAGCTGCTGCTCTCTAACTTTTTAAGCCCGGAGGGTGGGGGCGTGCAGGCGAAAATAGTTGTAGAGGCCGGAGATGCGCTGGCAATGCTGACGACGGAGAGCAAGAGCAACTGTGCGGAGATTTTAAAGGGGTCGGAGGAGGTGGTGACGCAGATTGTCAGTCTTCTCGATGAGGATGCCTTCAGAGTTTCTGCTTCAAAGTTGCTGCGGAATTTGTGCATGTACGCGGGGTCGGAGTTCTGCAATCGCCTCAGGGGAGTTCGTGCCGCCCTACCCCCG GTATTGGAAGCAATTATGACAAAAGAAGGGAAACTACTAGAGGTCTCAATCGACCTCAGCGTGGAGATCTGCAAACTGATAGGTCCCGAAGATTATGCGAAGGAAGTAGATCAATTAGGCATTAAAGCGATCGAGCTCGCGAACAGACTTGCGCAGATACTACGTAAACACGACCGCTCGACCGTTAAGCTTCCGAGAATAAGGAGGTTTGTGATCGAGCAAGCAATTTGGCTGATGAAATCCGACAGTAAGTATAGCGATCTGTTTACACTACGCGGGATGGCGAGGGAGATGGAGTATGTAGCGCGAACTACTTCGGAGCTTGAATCTTTCATGCTTTTCTCTGGAAGTGTTGGAGTCAACAAGTACAGAAAATCTATGGCTTCTCTTGTGCAAACAGCCATAGGATTGATGGGAGTACCTCAAGAAGTAGAAAGACTTACAATTCCCCTTCCACATTAA